The Streptomyces sp. HSG2 genome has a segment encoding these proteins:
- a CDS encoding DUF3662 and FHA domain-containing protein, protein MGVLKKFEQRLEGLVNGTFAKVFKSEVQPVEIAGALQRECDNNATIWNRDRTVVPNDFIVELSTPDYERLSPYSGQLGEELAGMVREYAKQQRYTFMGSIKVHLEKAEDLDTGLYRVRSRTLASSSSHPGPPQGPAASPSGYGYPPAAGAGAPPMPSAPPPGRPGGYGHPHSAESPRPPAAAPSSGTTRHWVEINGTRHQISRSTLVLGRSTEADVRIDDPGVSRRHCEIRTGTPPTIQDLGSTNGIVVDGQHTTRATLRDGSRIVVGSTTVIYRQAEG, encoded by the coding sequence ATGGGAGTCCTGAAGAAGTTCGAGCAGCGCCTCGAAGGTCTGGTCAACGGCACCTTCGCCAAGGTGTTCAAGTCCGAGGTGCAGCCTGTGGAGATCGCCGGGGCGCTCCAACGCGAGTGCGACAACAACGCGACCATCTGGAACCGTGATCGCACCGTCGTGCCGAACGACTTCATCGTGGAACTCAGCACCCCCGACTACGAGCGCCTCAGCCCGTACTCGGGACAGCTCGGCGAAGAGCTCGCCGGCATGGTGAGGGAGTACGCCAAGCAGCAGCGCTACACCTTCATGGGATCGATCAAGGTCCACCTGGAGAAGGCCGAGGACCTGGACACCGGTCTCTACCGGGTCCGCAGCCGCACGCTCGCCTCCTCCAGCAGCCACCCGGGTCCACCCCAGGGTCCGGCGGCGTCGCCCTCGGGATACGGGTATCCGCCCGCCGCGGGCGCCGGCGCGCCGCCCATGCCGTCCGCGCCGCCGCCGGGCCGGCCCGGCGGATACGGCCATCCCCACTCCGCCGAGAGCCCCCGGCCCCCGGCCGCCGCTCCGTCGAGCGGCACGACCCGCCACTGGGTCGAGATCAACGGCACCCGTCACCAGATCTCCCGGTCCACGCTGGTGCTCGGGCGCAGTACCGAGGCGGACGTCCGGATCGACGACCCCGGTGTCAGCCGCAGACACTGCGAGATCCGGACCGGGACGCCCCCGACGATCCAGGATCTCGGATCCACCAACGGCATCGTGGTGGACGGGCAACACACCACCCGCGCTACGCTCCGCGACGGCTCGCGGATCGTCGTGGGCAGCACCACCGTTATCTATAGGCAAGCCGAAGGGTGA
- a CDS encoding FHA domain-containing protein, translating into MSELTLTVMRLGFLAVLWLFVIVAVQVIRSDLFGTRVTQRASRRESGRDRQQGGRQAPPQQRQQSGGGRARRNAPTKLVVTEGTLSGTTVALQGQTITLGRAHDSTIVLDDDYASSRHARIYPDQGGQWIVEDLGSTNGTYVDRSRLTSPTPISVGNPIRIGKTVIELRK; encoded by the coding sequence ATGTCAGAGCTGACCCTCACGGTCATGCGGCTGGGTTTCCTGGCCGTACTGTGGCTGTTCGTGATCGTGGCCGTGCAGGTCATCCGCAGCGACCTGTTCGGTACGCGCGTCACCCAGCGCGCGTCGCGCCGGGAGTCCGGACGGGACCGCCAACAGGGCGGGCGTCAGGCGCCGCCGCAGCAGCGCCAGCAGTCGGGCGGCGGTCGGGCCCGCCGCAACGCACCGACCAAGCTGGTGGTCACGGAGGGCACGCTCAGCGGCACCACCGTGGCGCTCCAGGGCCAGACCATCACCCTCGGTCGGGCCCACGACTCCACGATCGTGCTGGACGACGACTACGCCTCCAGCCGCCATGCCAGGATCTACCCCGACCAGGGGGGCCAGTGGATCGTGGAGGACCTGGGATCCACCAACGGCACCTACGTGGACCGGTCCCGGCTGACTTCCCCCACACCGATCTCCGTGGGCAACCCGATCCGCATCGGCAAGACCGTCATCGAGCTGCGGAAGTAG
- a CDS encoding Stp1/IreP family PP2C-type Ser/Thr phosphatase, whose protein sequence is MSLSLRFAAGSHRGMIREGNEDSGYAGPRLLAIADGMGGQAAGEVASSEVISTIVALDDDIPGSDVLTSLGTSVQRANDQLRQMVAEDPSLEGMGTTLTALLWTGQRLGLVHVGDSRAYLLRDGTLSQITQDHTWVQRLVDEGRITEEEAGTHPQRSLLMRALGSGDHVEPDLSIREVRPGDRYLICSDGLSGVVSRETMQETLAGHRGPEDAVQELIQLALRGGGPDNITVIIADVLDPDAGGAPTEPLYDTPVVVGAVAENQHQLTDNGIMQTPAGRASGLGRPGGGHGGADGAFGDPGGGPEGADAVDPSEDFGGEAFVRPRRRRRWLKVSLYSVLALSVVGAGLYGGWRWTQSQYYVGANDDHVALYRGISQDLAWVSLSKVEKDHPEIELRYLPPYQQKLVESTIAEGDLNDARSKIDELAVQASACQKQLERAELSESEAATAGDEAADAAGTTPASLTSKASPTPSPSSPSTVTPSDDPSVPEPTSSATPPNPDPGPTLSEEEQKVVSLCGQQ, encoded by the coding sequence ATGAGCCTGTCACTGCGGTTCGCCGCCGGATCGCATCGGGGCATGATCCGGGAGGGGAACGAGGACTCCGGCTACGCCGGCCCCCGGCTGCTCGCCATCGCCGACGGCATGGGCGGCCAGGCCGCCGGCGAGGTCGCCTCCTCCGAGGTCATCTCGACCATCGTCGCCCTCGACGACGACATCCCCGGCTCCGACGTCCTCACCTCTCTCGGCACCTCGGTGCAGCGGGCCAACGACCAGCTTCGCCAGATGGTCGCCGAGGACCCCAGCCTGGAGGGCATGGGCACCACGCTCACCGCGCTGCTGTGGACGGGGCAGCGACTCGGGCTGGTCCACGTCGGAGACTCGCGCGCCTACCTGCTGCGAGACGGGACCCTCTCCCAGATCACCCAGGACCACACCTGGGTCCAACGCCTCGTCGACGAGGGCCGTATCACCGAGGAAGAGGCGGGCACCCACCCACAACGCTCCCTGCTCATGCGCGCCCTGGGCAGCGGCGACCACGTCGAGCCGGACCTCTCCATCCGCGAGGTCCGGCCCGGCGACCGCTACCTCATCTGCTCCGACGGCCTGAGCGGGGTGGTCTCCCGCGAGACCATGCAGGAGACCCTCGCCGGTCACCGGGGACCCGAGGACGCGGTGCAGGAGCTGATCCAGCTCGCCCTGCGCGGCGGCGGACCCGACAACATCACCGTGATCATCGCGGACGTTCTCGACCCCGACGCCGGGGGCGCCCCGACCGAGCCGCTGTACGACACCCCCGTCGTGGTCGGAGCCGTCGCCGAGAATCAGCACCAGCTCACGGACAACGGCATCATGCAGACCCCGGCGGGTCGGGCCTCCGGCCTCGGACGGCCGGGTGGAGGCCACGGCGGAGCCGACGGGGCATTCGGAGATCCCGGCGGCGGGCCGGAGGGAGCCGACGCGGTAGACCCCTCCGAGGACTTCGGCGGCGAGGCGTTCGTCAGACCTCGCAGGCGTCGCCGCTGGCTCAAGGTGTCCCTGTACTCGGTGCTGGCCCTCTCCGTCGTCGGCGCCGGTCTGTACGGCGGCTGGCGTTGGACCCAGAGCCAGTACTACGTCGGCGCCAACGACGACCACGTCGCCCTCTACCGGGGGATCAGCCAGGATCTGGCCTGGGTGTCCCTGTCGAAGGTGGAGAAGGACCATCCGGAGATCGAACTGCGATACCTGCCTCCGTACCAGCAGAAGCTGGTCGAGTCCACGATCGCCGAGGGCGACCTGAACGATGCCCGCTCGAAGATCGACGAGCTGGCGGTGCAGGCCTCCGCCTGCCAGAAGCAACTCGAACGCGCCGAACTGAGCGAGAGCGAGGCGGCGACGGCCGGCGACGAGGCGGCGGACGCCGCGGGAACCACGCCGGCGTCCCTGACGTCCAAGGCTTCGCCGACCCCGAGCCCGTCGTCACCCTCCACGGTGACCCCGTCGGACGATCCCTCGGTACCGGAGCCGACCTCGTCCGCGACCCCACCGAACCCCGACCCCGGCCCGACCCTCTCGGAGGAAGAACAGAAGGTCGTCTCGCTGTGCGGTCAGCAGTAG
- a CDS encoding FtsW/RodA/SpoVE family cell cycle protein, which produces MSSTPSNPPTHHTSTIGAIGAPSRRNTELALLLFAVAIPVFAYANVGLALDGRVPAGLLSYGLGLGLLAGVGHLVVRRFAPYADPLLLPLATLLNGLGLVAIWRLDQSELLQSLNLAGGAAPRQLLYTALGIALFVVVMIFLKDHRVLQRYTYISMLVALVLLLLPLVPGLGRNIYGAKIWIQVGSFSIQPGEFAKIVLAIFFAGYLMVKRDALALASRRVMGLYLPRGRDLGPILVVWAVSILILVFETDLGTSLLFFGMFVIMLYVATERTSWIVFGLLMSAAGAVGVASFEIHIQQRVDAWLDPMGEYLLSREGLEGHSEQAMQALWAFGSGGTLGTGWGQGHSELIRFAANSDFILATFAEELGLAGTMAILLVYALIVERGVRTALAARDPFGKLLAIGLSGAFALQVFVVAGGVMGLIPLTGMTMPFLAYGGSSVIANWALVGVLLRISDTARRPAPTPAAQPDAEMTQVVRG; this is translated from the coding sequence ATGAGCAGCACACCTTCCAACCCGCCGACGCACCACACGTCGACCATCGGGGCGATCGGCGCGCCCAGCCGCCGCAACACCGAACTCGCGCTCCTGCTGTTCGCCGTGGCCATCCCGGTGTTCGCCTACGCCAACGTGGGTCTGGCGCTCGACGGCCGGGTTCCCGCCGGTCTGCTGAGCTACGGCCTCGGGCTCGGCCTGCTCGCGGGCGTCGGACACCTGGTGGTCCGCAGGTTCGCCCCCTACGCCGACCCGCTACTGCTGCCCCTGGCCACGCTCCTCAACGGCCTGGGGCTGGTCGCCATCTGGCGGTTGGACCAGTCCGAGCTGCTCCAGTCGCTGAACCTGGCCGGTGGCGCCGCCCCGCGCCAGTTGCTGTACACCGCCCTGGGCATCGCCCTGTTCGTGGTCGTGATGATCTTCCTCAAGGACCATCGCGTCCTACAGCGCTACACCTACATCTCGATGCTGGTGGCTCTCGTCCTGCTGTTGCTGCCATTGGTTCCGGGCCTGGGTCGCAACATCTACGGCGCCAAGATCTGGATCCAGGTCGGTTCCTTCTCGATTCAGCCCGGCGAATTCGCCAAGATCGTTCTGGCCATCTTCTTCGCCGGCTACCTGATGGTGAAACGGGACGCGCTCGCGCTGGCCAGTCGCAGGGTGATGGGGCTGTACCTGCCGCGGGGTCGTGACCTGGGGCCGATCCTCGTGGTCTGGGCGGTGTCGATCCTGATCCTCGTCTTCGAGACGGACCTCGGCACCTCGTTGCTGTTCTTCGGCATGTTCGTGATCATGCTGTACGTCGCCACCGAACGGACCAGCTGGATCGTGTTCGGCCTGCTCATGTCGGCCGCCGGTGCCGTGGGCGTGGCCAGCTTCGAGATCCACATCCAACAGCGCGTCGATGCGTGGCTCGACCCGATGGGGGAGTACCTGCTCTCCCGGGAGGGACTCGAAGGCCACTCGGAACAGGCCATGCAGGCCCTCTGGGCCTTCGGCTCCGGCGGCACGCTCGGTACCGGGTGGGGGCAGGGTCACTCCGAACTGATCCGCTTCGCCGCCAACTCGGACTTCATCCTCGCCACCTTCGCGGAGGAACTCGGCCTGGCCGGCACCATGGCCATCCTGCTCGTCTACGCGCTCATCGTCGAACGTGGCGTGCGCACCGCCCTGGCCGCCCGGGACCCCTTCGGGAAGCTCCTCGCCATCGGCCTGTCCGGGGCCTTCGCCCTCCAGGTCTTCGTCGTCGCCGGTGGTGTGATGGGGCTCATCCCGCTCACCGGGATGACCATGCCGTTCCTGGCCTACGGAGGCTCGTCGGTCATCGCCAACTGGGCGCTGGTCGGGGTACTGCTGAGGATCAGCGACACGGCCCGACGCCCCGCCCCCACTCCCGCCGCCCAGCCCGACGCCGAGATGACCCAGGTCGTGCGCGGGTGA
- the pknB gene encoding Stk1 family PASTA domain-containing Ser/Thr kinase → MEEPRRLGGRYELGQVLGRGGMAEVYLARDTRLGRTVAVKTLRADLARDPSFQARFRREAQSAASLNHPAIVAVYDTGEDYIDGVSIPYIVMEYVDGSTLRELLHSGRKLLPERAMEMTVGILQGLEYAHRSGIVHRDIKPANVMLTRNGQVKVMDFGIARAMGDSGMTMTQTAAVIGTAQYLSPEQAKGEQVDARSDLYSTGCLLYELLTVRPPFVGDSPVAVAYQHVREEPQPPSVFDPEITPEMDAIVMRALVKDPAYRYQSADEMRADIEACLDGQPVAATAAVASVGYGGDRPTATLHAGGSGPGGGAATTMLPPVGPDDGGYGYDDRPDRRRQRRNGRTSTVLLVLAGVLVLVGAILIGRYVVTGGGTGNDPVRVPNLVGQSEEDARRLLDNSDLSLGTIEERACEDQPEGLVCEQTPASGSEVDKLTAIDVIVSTGAPQVSVPSVIGLSQEDAEAKLESEDYEFDVEVEQRESSEDPGTVLDQDPIKGKEVEKGTTITLTVAKAEERATVPDVIGRSCEEAKAQLEDNDLAGSCVEQETDDQDQVGKVVSTTPQANQQVDKNSQVQIFVGKAAEKEKVAVPEVREQTLSQAQDTLRGSGFTDVRVAGTGEVDGDSLVIQQNPAAGTEVEDPAGTQVTLVVVGDDGNGGNNGNGGGNGGNGGNDGGGNGGGGGFIGGLRGD, encoded by the coding sequence ATGGAAGAGCCGCGTCGCCTCGGCGGCCGGTACGAGCTGGGCCAGGTGCTCGGCCGTGGTGGCATGGCCGAGGTCTATCTCGCCCGGGACACCCGGCTCGGCCGCACCGTGGCGGTGAAGACGCTCCGCGCGGACCTCGCGCGGGACCCGTCCTTCCAGGCCCGGTTTCGCCGGGAGGCCCAGTCGGCGGCCTCGCTCAACCATCCCGCGATCGTCGCGGTCTACGACACGGGCGAGGACTACATCGACGGGGTGTCCATCCCGTACATCGTCATGGAGTACGTCGACGGCTCCACCCTGCGCGAACTGCTGCACAGCGGACGCAAGCTGCTGCCCGAACGGGCCATGGAGATGACCGTCGGCATCCTCCAGGGCCTGGAGTACGCGCACCGCAGCGGCATCGTCCACCGTGACATCAAGCCGGCCAATGTCATGCTGACGCGCAACGGCCAGGTCAAGGTCATGGACTTCGGTATCGCCCGTGCCATGGGCGACTCCGGAATGACCATGACCCAGACCGCGGCCGTCATCGGTACCGCGCAGTACCTCTCCCCGGAGCAGGCGAAGGGCGAGCAGGTGGACGCCCGCAGCGACCTGTACTCGACCGGGTGTCTGCTCTACGAGTTGTTGACAGTCCGTCCTCCGTTCGTGGGGGACTCACCCGTGGCCGTGGCCTACCAGCACGTCCGCGAGGAACCACAGCCCCCCAGCGTCTTCGATCCCGAGATCACCCCCGAGATGGACGCCATCGTCATGCGGGCCCTGGTCAAGGATCCGGCCTACCGCTACCAATCCGCCGACGAGATGCGTGCCGACATCGAGGCCTGCCTCGACGGTCAGCCGGTCGCCGCCACCGCCGCCGTGGCATCGGTCGGCTACGGCGGCGACCGCCCGACGGCGACTCTGCACGCCGGTGGCTCCGGGCCGGGCGGCGGAGCCGCGACGACGATGCTGCCGCCGGTGGGCCCGGACGACGGAGGCTACGGCTACGACGACCGCCCCGACCGGCGACGTCAGAGGAGGAACGGCAGGACCTCCACGGTCCTCCTGGTCCTGGCCGGTGTGCTCGTCCTCGTCGGCGCGATCCTCATCGGCCGCTACGTGGTGACCGGTGGCGGGACGGGCAACGACCCGGTGCGGGTGCCCAATCTCGTCGGCCAGTCGGAGGAGGACGCTCGGCGCCTGCTCGACAACTCCGACCTGTCGCTGGGGACGATCGAGGAGCGAGCCTGCGAAGACCAGCCCGAGGGCTTGGTCTGTGAGCAGACTCCGGCGTCCGGCTCGGAGGTGGACAAGCTCACCGCGATCGACGTGATCGTGTCGACGGGGGCACCCCAGGTCAGTGTGCCCAGTGTGATCGGTCTCAGCCAGGAGGACGCCGAGGCCAAGCTGGAGTCGGAGGACTACGAGTTCGACGTGGAGGTCGAACAGCGGGAGTCCTCGGAGGATCCGGGCACCGTCCTCGACCAGGACCCGATCAAGGGCAAGGAGGTCGAGAAGGGCACGACGATCACCCTCACCGTCGCCAAGGCCGAGGAGCGGGCCACCGTCCCGGACGTCATCGGCCGTTCCTGTGAGGAGGCGAAGGCCCAACTGGAGGACAACGACCTGGCAGGCTCCTGCGTCGAGCAGGAGACGGACGACCAGGATCAGGTCGGAAAGGTCGTCTCGACCACCCCGCAGGCCAACCAGCAGGTCGACAAGAACTCCCAGGTGCAGATCTTCGTGGGCAAGGCCGCCGAGAAGGAGAAGGTGGCCGTACCCGAGGTTCGCGAGCAGACCTTGTCGCAGGCCCAGGACACGCTGCGCGGCAGTGGCTTCACCGATGTCCGGGTCGCCGGCACCGGTGAGGTCGACGGAGACTCGCTGGTGATCCAGCAGAATCCGGCCGCCGGCACCGAGGTGGAGGACCCCGCCGGGACTCAGGTGACCCTGGTCGTCGTCGGTGACGACGGGAACGGTGGGAACAATGGGAACGGCGGCGGGAACGGCGGGAACGGTGGAAACGACGGGGGAGGCAACGGTGGCGGAGGCGGGTTCATCGGTGGCCTGAGAGGCGACTGA
- a CDS encoding class E sortase, with product MAGTTDRHQGHDLHRAKHGAYGPAETPPPGSSGRRAARRRGPGPAALLVGFLGEMLITAGVVLGLFVAYSLWWTNVLADREAGRQAGAVRETWEQADAAPTGPGALDTEAGIGFLHVPTMSGEEILVEEGTSMEVLNDGVAGYYTDPVESALPTTGERGNFSLAAHRDGHGAKFHDIHRIGEGDPIVFETKDTWYVYEVYGILPETSKFNVGVLAPIPEGSGKEEAGHYITLTTCTPLYTSRYRYVVWGELVRTEKVDGERTPPAELR from the coding sequence TTGGCAGGAACCACCGACAGGCACCAGGGGCACGACCTCCACCGCGCGAAGCACGGCGCGTACGGTCCTGCCGAAACCCCACCCCCGGGCTCCTCCGGAAGAAGGGCGGCCCGCAGACGCGGGCCCGGCCCGGCCGCCCTGCTGGTCGGCTTCCTCGGCGAGATGTTGATCACGGCCGGTGTCGTCCTCGGCCTCTTCGTCGCCTACTCCCTCTGGTGGACCAACGTCCTCGCGGACCGAGAGGCGGGACGGCAGGCCGGAGCGGTCCGTGAGACGTGGGAACAGGCCGACGCGGCGCCGACCGGACCGGGCGCGCTCGACACCGAGGCCGGTATCGGCTTCCTGCACGTCCCCACGATGTCGGGCGAGGAGATCCTGGTCGAGGAAGGCACCTCGATGGAAGTCCTCAACGACGGCGTCGCGGGCTACTACACCGATCCCGTGGAGTCGGCGCTCCCGACGACGGGCGAGCGGGGAAACTTCTCGCTGGCCGCGCACCGGGATGGCCACGGAGCCAAGTTCCACGACATCCATCGGATCGGTGAGGGCGACCCCATCGTCTTCGAGACGAAGGACACCTGGTACGTCTACGAGGTCTACGGCATCCTGCCGGAGACGTCGAAGTTCAACGTCGGTGTCCTCGCCCCGATCCCGGAAGGGTCGGGCAAGGAGGAGGCCGGCCACTACATCACGCTGACGACGTGTACGCCGCTGTACACGAGTCGTTACCGCTACGTCGTCTGGGGCGAACTCGTGCGCACGGAGAAGGTCGACGGCGAGCGGACGCCGCCCGCGGAGCTGCGCTGA
- a CDS encoding class E sortase has protein sequence MTAPRPERGPGFSSGQGADEDPVSLGGRYPRSEAVRGENFATSGRAAGHGSERREAPGALRSPLPAASASEWGHPPSAPPPADQETVTLRLPSGAPPVPAPPVGGRAERRRAAKRRRGSPVGQSASPGSPDPRDAARHEGRPPTRVEARRRARARRPGLAVMASRAVGEVFITTGVLMLMFVTYQLWWTNVRAHAHANQEASSLHDDWANGKRNPGTFEPGQGFAMLHIPKLDVVVPIAEGIDDERVLDRGMVGHYSEGVLKTAMPEDKTGNFGLAGHRNTHGEPFRYINKLEPGDPVVVETRDRYFVYAMASILPATSPSNISVLEAVPKQSGFTEPGRYITLTTCTPEFTSKYRMIVWGKMVEERPRSKGKPDALVS, from the coding sequence GTGACCGCCCCGCGTCCCGAGCGGGGACCCGGGTTCTCGTCCGGTCAGGGGGCGGACGAGGACCCGGTGTCGCTCGGGGGGCGGTACCCGCGATCGGAAGCCGTTCGCGGCGAGAACTTCGCGACTTCGGGCCGTGCCGCCGGTCATGGTTCCGAGCGGCGCGAAGCGCCTGGAGCGCTTCGATCGCCCCTTCCTGCCGCGTCGGCTTCCGAGTGGGGGCACCCTCCCTCCGCGCCGCCTCCAGCCGACCAGGAGACGGTCACGCTGCGTCTCCCCTCGGGCGCTCCCCCGGTGCCGGCCCCTCCGGTGGGCGGACGAGCCGAGCGCAGGAGGGCCGCCAAGCGACGTCGAGGAAGCCCCGTGGGGCAGAGCGCTTCGCCCGGCTCGCCGGATCCTCGCGACGCGGCACGTCACGAGGGCCGTCCACCGACCCGGGTGGAGGCCCGGCGTCGGGCACGTGCGCGTCGGCCGGGCCTCGCCGTGATGGCCAGCAGGGCGGTCGGAGAGGTCTTCATCACGACCGGTGTGCTGATGTTGATGTTCGTCACCTACCAGCTGTGGTGGACGAACGTACGGGCTCACGCACACGCGAACCAGGAGGCGAGCAGCCTCCACGACGACTGGGCCAACGGCAAGCGCAACCCGGGGACATTCGAGCCTGGACAGGGCTTCGCCATGCTGCATATCCCGAAGCTCGACGTCGTGGTGCCGATCGCCGAGGGCATCGACGATGAGCGCGTGTTGGACCGCGGGATGGTGGGGCACTACTCGGAGGGAGTGTTGAAGACCGCCATGCCCGAGGACAAGACGGGCAACTTCGGACTGGCCGGCCACCGCAACACTCATGGAGAACCGTTCAGATACATCAACAAGCTCGAACCGGGCGACCCGGTCGTGGTGGAGACGCGGGACCGGTACTTCGTCTACGCGATGGCGTCCATCCTCCCGGCCACGTCGCCGAGCAACATCAGTGTCCTGGAAGCCGTGCCGAAGCAGTCGGGGTTCACCGAGCCGGGTCGCTACATCACTCTGACCACCTGCACCCCGGAGTTCACCAGCAAGTACCGGATGATCGTCTGGGGCAAGATGGTCGAAGAACGGCCGCGCAGCAAGGGCAAACCGGATGCGCTCGTCAGCTAG
- a CDS encoding aminodeoxychorismate/anthranilate synthase component II: MSARILVVDNYDSFVFNLVQYLYQLGAECEVLRNDEVGTEHAQDGFDGVLLSPGPGTPEQAGVCVDMVRHCAAHGIPVFGVCLGMQSMQVAYGGVVDRAPELLHGKTSPVEHEGRGVFAGLPSPFTATRYHSLAAEPGTVPAELEVTARTPDGTLMGLRHRELPVEGVQFHPESVLTEHGHRMLANWLAECGDRGAVARSVGLAPVVGRATA; encoded by the coding sequence GTGAGCGCGCGCATTCTCGTCGTCGACAACTACGACAGCTTCGTATTCAACCTGGTCCAGTACCTGTACCAACTGGGTGCCGAGTGTGAGGTGCTCCGCAACGACGAGGTCGGCACGGAGCATGCCCAGGACGGCTTCGACGGGGTGTTGCTGTCACCCGGTCCGGGCACACCGGAGCAGGCCGGGGTGTGCGTGGACATGGTGCGGCACTGCGCGGCTCACGGCATCCCGGTATTCGGGGTCTGCCTCGGTATGCAGTCGATGCAGGTGGCGTACGGCGGGGTGGTGGATCGGGCGCCCGAACTGCTGCACGGCAAGACCTCACCGGTCGAACACGAGGGTCGGGGGGTGTTCGCCGGATTGCCGTCGCCGTTCACGGCCACCCGCTACCACTCGCTGGCCGCGGAGCCGGGCACCGTCCCCGCCGAGCTCGAGGTCACCGCCCGAACCCCCGACGGCACCCTCATGGGGCTGCGTCATCGGGAGTTGCCGGTGGAGGGAGTGCAGTTCCATCCGGAATCGGTGTTGACCGAACACGGGCACCGCATGCTGGCCAATTGGTTGGCCGAGTGCGGCGACCGGGGCGCCGTGGCCAGATCGGTCGGTCTCGCTCCCGTGGTGGGCAGGGCGACGGCGTGA
- a CDS encoding class E sortase — protein MRVVVRSIVELCVTVGVLAALFVVHALFWSGVRAAEAMQDQRDSLRDRWSRESEARSQVTPAPDTPFGIMHIPRLGFTWNMPVLEGTTPEILEKGLGHYVGTALPGRMGNFAVAGHRRTHGSPFRDFPELRPGDDVVLTDGTTWFTYRIDKGPYRTVPTDTEVVGPLPRASGYLRPGRYLTLTTCEPEWGHSHRLVVWASLRSSQPVEAGKPESLRR, from the coding sequence GTGCGCGTCGTCGTCCGATCCATCGTCGAATTGTGCGTCACCGTCGGGGTCCTGGCCGCGCTGTTCGTGGTCCACGCGCTGTTCTGGAGCGGGGTTCGGGCCGCCGAGGCGATGCAGGACCAGAGAGACTCGCTACGGGACCGCTGGAGCCGAGAGTCGGAGGCACGGAGCCAGGTCACGCCGGCCCCTGACACCCCTTTCGGGATCATGCACATCCCGCGGCTCGGTTTCACGTGGAACATGCCGGTCCTTGAGGGAACCACCCCCGAGATCCTGGAGAAGGGTCTGGGGCACTACGTCGGCACCGCCCTACCGGGGCGGATGGGCAACTTCGCGGTCGCCGGACATCGACGTACGCACGGCAGTCCGTTCCGCGACTTCCCCGAACTGCGACCCGGTGACGACGTCGTGCTGACCGACGGCACGACGTGGTTCACGTACCGGATAGACAAGGGTCCCTACCGAACGGTCCCGACCGACACGGAGGTGGTCGGTCCGTTGCCACGTGCCTCCGGATACCTCCGGCCGGGTCGCTACCTCACACTGACCACCTGTGAACCGGAGTGGGGGCACAGCCACCGTCTGGTCGTCTGGGCGAGCCTGCGGTCGTCACAGCCGGTGGAGGCGGGGAAACCCGAGTCCCTGCGCCGCTAG
- a CDS encoding DUF881 domain-containing protein — protein MSNSADSPGTVSTPDPGRGFRPVRLLTASAFALAGLLFVTSFHTARGTDIRTDASLLKLSDLIQERSRDNGEREEANAVLRQDVEVLAERDNGSTRAEEDRLTDLERAAGAEALVGRAVSVTLDDAPPDASAKLPGYPDPQPDDLVIHQQDLQAVVNALWRGGAEGIQVMDQRLISTSAVRCVGNTLILQGRVYSPPYRVTAVGDPETLRQALHDSPAIQTYLAYVDGYGLGWEVVENDSVTLPGYSGTVEMHHAEPVE, from the coding sequence TTGAGCAATTCTGCCGACTCCCCGGGGACGGTATCCACCCCTGACCCCGGTCGAGGTTTCCGCCCTGTCCGTCTGCTCACGGCCTCCGCCTTCGCCTTGGCCGGTCTTCTCTTCGTGACGAGTTTCCACACGGCCCGGGGAACCGACATTCGCACCGACGCCTCCCTGCTGAAGCTGTCGGACCTCATCCAGGAACGCAGTCGGGACAACGGCGAGCGAGAAGAGGCCAACGCGGTTCTGCGCCAGGACGTGGAGGTCCTGGCCGAGCGGGACAACGGGAGCACTCGGGCGGAAGAGGACCGGCTCACCGATCTGGAGAGGGCGGCGGGCGCGGAGGCCCTCGTCGGTCGGGCGGTCAGCGTCACCCTGGACGACGCGCCCCCGGACGCGAGTGCCAAGCTGCCCGGCTATCCCGACCCACAGCCCGACGACCTCGTGATCCACCAGCAGGACCTGCAGGCCGTGGTGAACGCCTTGTGGCGGGGAGGCGCGGAGGGAATCCAGGTCATGGACCAGAGGCTGATCTCCACCAGCGCGGTGAGGTGTGTCGGCAACACCCTCATCCTCCAGGGGCGTGTCTACTCGCCCCCGTATCGGGTCACGGCGGTGGGAGACCCCGAGACACTGCGCCAGGCGTTGCACGATTCGCCCGCGATCCAGACCTATCTGGCGTACGTCGACGGCTACGGCCTCGGCTGGGAAGTCGTGGAGAACGACAGCGTGACACTGCCTGGCTACTCCGGCACAGTGGAGATGCACCACGCCGAGCCCGTGGAGTGA
- the crgA gene encoding cell division protein CrgA, translated as MPKSRIRKKADYTPPPAKQSTTVNLGSRSWVAPVMLALFLLGLAWIVVFYVTDGSLPVDALGNWNIVVGFGFIAAGFGVSTQWK; from the coding sequence GTGCCGAAGTCACGTATCCGCAAGAAGGCCGACTACACGCCGCCGCCTGCCAAACAGTCGACCACGGTCAACCTCGGCAGTCGGTCCTGGGTCGCCCCCGTCATGCTCGCCCTGTTCCTCCTGGGTCTGGCCTGGATCGTGGTCTTCTACGTCACCGACGGTTCACTGCCCGTCGATGCCCTGGGCAACTGGAACATCGTGGTGGGCTTCGGCTTCATCGCCGCTGGGTTCGGCGTCTCCACACAGTGGAAGTAG